A section of the Procambarus clarkii isolate CNS0578487 chromosome 38, FALCON_Pclarkii_2.0, whole genome shotgun sequence genome encodes:
- the LOC138372216 gene encoding uncharacterized protein: MAESENKYIVVEDEEGELSIIHIKWMFSASDGSNVGYWPRENQSSKAKRGEIPDPSKWRRFNISKIYSIDSTWELALKHLKKAEETSNMESDTDTSYHHRAVKYRRIPNDVDRDSEDSPPRKVTVSMPRKTAECKLTLDEHQNNMIQESGNLI; encoded by the exons ATGGCTGAATCTGAAAATAAATACATCGTTGTGGAAGATGAAGAAGGAGAATTGTCAATCATCCATATCAAATGGATGTTTAGTGCATCTGAT GGATCAAACGTGGGCTATTGGCCACGTGAAAACCAATCATCGAAAGCCAAAAGAGGAGAAATACCAGACCCATCGAAATGGAGACGTTTCAACATCAGCAAGATTTATTCCATTGATA GTACTTGGGAACTTGCCCTAAAACACCTTAAAAAGGCAGAAGAAACGTCAAATATGGAAAGTGACACAGACACAAGTTATCACCATAGGGCAGTAAAATACAGAAGAATACCAAATGATGTGGATAGAG ACAGTGAAGATTCACCACCAAGAAAAGTAACTGTTTCCATGCCCCGAAAGACTGCCGAGTGTAAGCTGACTCTAGATGAACATCAAAATAATATGATACAGGAATCaggtaatttaatttaa